Proteins encoded by one window of Streptomyces sp. LX-29:
- a CDS encoding TerD family protein yields the protein MRFRGGGFQVSSLNKGPRKVEVSLKWDPSPFGSPAHDLDIIAATYTVDTPRGTPAYLVHFDSRSPDGTITLNRDSRTGQGFGYDEVMTLELDRLAPTYARVVIGVAIQQGQGRKTFGEVPHTAVRILDGDTELLGSDFSGVAGATAATLAEFRRNGSGEWEFHATVRGFDTDPAAFAGLMGGV from the coding sequence ATGCGGTTCCGAGGAGGGGGATTTCAGGTGAGCAGCCTCAACAAGGGACCCAGGAAGGTCGAGGTGTCGCTCAAGTGGGACCCGAGCCCCTTCGGTTCGCCGGCCCACGATCTGGACATCATCGCGGCGACGTACACCGTCGACACCCCCCGGGGCACGCCGGCGTATCTGGTGCACTTCGACAGCCGCTCACCCGACGGCACCATCACCCTCAACCGGGACAGCAGGACCGGGCAGGGCTTCGGCTACGACGAGGTCATGACGCTGGAGTTGGACCGGTTGGCTCCGACGTACGCGCGCGTCGTGATCGGGGTGGCCATCCAGCAGGGCCAGGGGCGTAAGACCTTCGGCGAGGTGCCCCACACCGCGGTGCGGATCCTGGACGGCGACACCGAGCTGCTCGGGTCCGACTTCTCGGGGGTCGCCGGGGCCACCGCCGCCACGCTCGCGGAGTTCCGGCGGAACGGCTCGGGCGAGTGGGAGTTCCACGCCACCGTCCGCGGCTTCGACACCGACCCGGCGGCCTTCGCCGGGCTGATGGGCGGGGTCTGA
- a CDS encoding TIGR03943 family protein, with translation MRRQFQILLLGMAGAAVLRISLFGDLYLRYVKEGLRLPLIATGCLLFLLALVGAWRDGFPFPYERPAAEAGEDPEDGPHTPGREHRHGNESPHGNESRHEGESRHRNESQHEHESRPEHQSRPEHESGHGHDHARGPRVGWLLFLPVVGLMFAAPPPLAAYTAERQRPMAVEEESQFAPLPARSPVPMSLLDFSARAVWDTDRSLSGRTVRLTGFVTPGKDGGPWYLTRMRVSCCAADAQALKVAMYGGEPPAAGTWLVVTGRWHPRGRLGTDAATAALDVRGLRTVPEPANPYRDDAPQ, from the coding sequence GTGAGGCGACAGTTCCAGATCCTGCTGCTGGGCATGGCGGGCGCGGCGGTGCTGCGCATCTCGCTCTTCGGCGACCTGTATCTGCGGTATGTGAAGGAGGGGCTGCGGCTCCCGCTGATCGCCACCGGGTGCCTGCTGTTCTTGCTGGCGCTGGTCGGCGCGTGGCGGGACGGCTTCCCGTTCCCGTACGAGCGGCCGGCGGCCGAGGCCGGCGAGGACCCGGAAGACGGGCCGCACACACCCGGACGGGAACACCGACACGGCAACGAAAGCCCACACGGGAACGAAAGCCGGCACGAGGGCGAGAGCCGGCACAGGAACGAAAGCCAGCACGAGCACGAGAGCCGACCCGAGCACCAGAGCCGACCGGAGCACGAGAGCGGGCACGGCCACGACCACGCGCGCGGGCCGCGGGTCGGCTGGCTGCTCTTCCTCCCCGTCGTCGGCCTGATGTTCGCCGCCCCGCCCCCGCTGGCCGCGTACACCGCCGAGCGGCAACGCCCCATGGCCGTCGAGGAGGAGTCGCAGTTCGCGCCGCTGCCCGCCCGCTCGCCGGTCCCGATGTCCCTCCTGGACTTCTCCGCACGGGCGGTGTGGGACACCGACCGCAGCCTCAGCGGCCGCACGGTGCGGCTGACCGGGTTCGTCACGCCGGGCAAGGACGGCGGCCCCTGGTATCTGACCCGGATGCGGGTGAGTTGCTGCGCCGCGGACGCGCAGGCGCTCAAGGTGGCGATGTACGGCGGCGAGCCTCCGGCCGCCGGGACCTGGCTGGTGGTGACCGGCCGCTGGCACCCGCGCGGCAGGCTGGGTACCGACGCGGCGACCGCCGCCCTCGACGTGCGGGGGCTGCGCACGGTGCCCGAGCCGGCCAATCCCTACCGTGACGACGCCCCACAGTGA
- a CDS encoding permease, which translates to MPRTQERLAEPARPRRAMEPPDVARTRRTAWPGRAGRIGFAALVAAGVGVLGSGPWLDPPALQAWRTVCVAVALQALPFLLLGTVVSGAINAFVPARVFSAVLPKRPALAVPVASAAGVVLPGCECASVPVAGSLIRRGVAPAAALTFLLSAPAVNPVVLTATAVAFPGAPEMVAARLLASLAAAAIMGWLWLAFGRREWLRPRGGAVGHQPGNSRWEEFRLGFQHDFLHAGGFLVVGAMAAATFNVAVPRTVLDAFSGSPWLSVLFLAGLAIVLAVCSEADAFVAASLTGFSPTARLTFMVVGPMVDVKLVALQAGTFGAGFAARFSTATAVVAVGCAALTGWWLL; encoded by the coding sequence GTGCCCCGTACCCAGGAGCGCCTCGCCGAACCCGCGCGGCCACGCCGGGCGATGGAGCCGCCGGACGTGGCACGGACGCGCCGCACCGCTTGGCCCGGCCGGGCAGGCCGAATCGGCTTCGCCGCGCTGGTGGCGGCCGGCGTCGGGGTCCTCGGCAGCGGGCCGTGGCTGGATCCGCCCGCGCTCCAGGCGTGGCGCACCGTCTGTGTGGCGGTCGCGCTCCAGGCGTTGCCCTTCCTGCTGCTGGGGACGGTGGTGTCGGGCGCCATCAACGCCTTCGTGCCCGCGCGGGTGTTCTCCGCGGTGCTGCCGAAGCGACCCGCGTTGGCCGTCCCGGTCGCCTCCGCCGCCGGGGTGGTGCTGCCCGGCTGTGAGTGCGCCTCGGTCCCGGTGGCGGGAAGTCTGATCCGCCGGGGCGTGGCGCCCGCCGCCGCGCTGACGTTCCTGTTGTCGGCGCCGGCGGTCAACCCCGTGGTGCTGACCGCCACCGCGGTCGCCTTCCCCGGCGCCCCGGAGATGGTCGCCGCCCGGCTGCTGGCCTCGCTGGCGGCCGCCGCGATCATGGGTTGGCTGTGGCTGGCCTTCGGCCGCCGGGAGTGGCTGCGGCCGCGCGGTGGGGCCGTGGGGCACCAGCCGGGGAACAGCCGGTGGGAGGAGTTCCGGCTCGGCTTCCAACATGACTTCCTGCACGCGGGTGGGTTTCTGGTGGTCGGCGCCATGGCGGCGGCGACCTTCAACGTGGCCGTGCCCCGCACCGTGTTGGACGCCTTCTCCGGGTCGCCCTGGCTCTCGGTCCTCTTCCTGGCCGGACTGGCGATCGTGCTCGCGGTCTGTTCCGAGGCCGACGCCTTCGTCGCCGCCTCACTGACCGGCTTCTCCCCCACCGCCCGGCTCACCTTCATGGTCGTGGGGCCGATGGTCGACGTGAAGCTGGTGGCGCTCCAGGCGGGGACGTTCGGCGCGGGCTTCGCCGCCCGCTTCTCCACGGCGACGGCCGTCGTGGCCGTCGGTTGCGCCGCGCTGACCGGGTGGTGGCTGCTGTGA
- a CDS encoding asparaginase has protein sequence MTVALFTLGGTIAMAGHSAGAGGGPVVTRLTGAELTAAVPGLADLGVALDVRDAHAVPSADLSFRHLLDLVDAASRAVADGARGVVVTQGSDTLEETAFLVDLVWPHPEPFVLTGAMRNPTLAGPDGPANLLAAARVAASPAARELGALVVLNDEIHSARWVRKTHSTSTATFASPNLGPLGQVIEGRVRILARPERREPPLARPAAARLDAIRVALHTVTLDDDGADLGRLADTHHGLVVAGFGVGHVPSALAPVLGALAERIPVVLTSRSGSGSVLRHTYGAIGSETDLQRRGLLNGGLLDPYKARVLLRLLLAAGADREAVTAAFARHA, from the coding sequence ATGACGGTGGCACTCTTCACCCTCGGTGGCACGATCGCCATGGCCGGACACTCCGCGGGGGCGGGCGGCGGTCCCGTCGTCACCCGGCTGACCGGCGCCGAGCTCACCGCGGCGGTGCCGGGGCTGGCCGACCTCGGGGTGGCGCTCGACGTGCGGGACGCGCACGCCGTGCCCAGCGCCGATCTGTCATTCCGCCATCTCCTCGACCTCGTGGACGCGGCGTCGCGGGCGGTGGCGGACGGGGCGAGGGGCGTCGTGGTGACCCAGGGCAGCGACACCCTGGAGGAGACCGCGTTCCTGGTCGACCTGGTGTGGCCGCACCCGGAGCCGTTCGTGCTCACCGGTGCCATGCGCAACCCCACCCTCGCCGGCCCGGACGGCCCCGCGAACCTGCTCGCCGCCGCCCGGGTCGCCGCCTCGCCCGCGGCTCGCGAGCTGGGGGCGCTGGTGGTGCTCAACGACGAGATCCACTCCGCGCGCTGGGTCCGCAAGACCCACAGCACCAGCACGGCCACCTTCGCCTCCCCGAACCTCGGCCCCCTCGGGCAGGTCATCGAGGGCCGGGTGCGGATCCTGGCCCGCCCGGAGCGGCGTGAGCCGCCGCTCGCCCGCCCCGCCGCCGCCCGCCTCGACGCGATACGCGTCGCCCTGCACACTGTCACCCTCGACGACGACGGCGCCGACCTCGGTCGGCTGGCGGACACCCACCACGGCCTGGTGGTCGCCGGTTTCGGGGTCGGCCATGTGCCGTCCGCCCTCGCGCCCGTCCTCGGCGCGCTGGCCGAGCGCATCCCCGTCGTCCTGACGTCACGCTCCGGCAGCGGCTCGGTGCTGCGCCACACCTATGGCGCGATCGGCTCCGAAACCGACCTCCAGCGCCGCGGCCTGCTCAACGGTGGCCTCCTCGACCCCTACAAGGCCCGGGTCCTGCTCCGTCTGCTGCTCGCCGCCGGCGCCGATCGCGAGGCCGTCACCGCCGCCTTCGCGCGGCACGCCTGA
- a CDS encoding serine/threonine-protein kinase, which produces MTAERRGAGEDREPERRTEVAFGSQSDLIGRQIAAYRVLGEIGHGGMAVVYRAEDLRLGRTVALKLLSPQLARNDTFRQRFVHESRMAAALDHPHIVPVFEAGEADGILYIAMRYVQGQDLRSLLHHGGPLSVVAACRIAVQVASALDAAHAHDLVHRDVKPGNILVAEGTDSDHPEHVYLTDFGLTKKSLSLTGFTTVGQFVGTLDYVAPEQISGRPVDGRCDIYSLGCVVYETLTGAPPFQREDDMALLWAHQYDPPPPVTERRPDLPPGVDEVFGKALAKAPDDRYRSCLEFVAALRRAGTAPREPEAAGPPSQEHAPTRVDLELTGHGPPPDPPAWAAPVFPARGRG; this is translated from the coding sequence ATGACGGCGGAGCGGCGGGGGGCGGGCGAGGACCGGGAGCCGGAGCGGCGGACGGAGGTGGCGTTCGGCAGTCAGTCGGACCTGATCGGCCGCCAGATCGCCGCGTACCGGGTCCTGGGCGAGATCGGCCACGGCGGCATGGCCGTGGTCTACCGCGCCGAGGACCTGCGGCTGGGCCGCACCGTCGCCCTCAAGCTCCTCTCCCCGCAACTCGCCCGCAACGACACCTTCCGCCAGCGCTTCGTCCACGAGTCGCGGATGGCGGCGGCCCTGGACCACCCGCACATCGTCCCGGTCTTCGAGGCCGGCGAGGCGGACGGCATCCTCTACATCGCCATGCGGTACGTGCAGGGGCAGGACCTGCGGAGCCTGCTGCACCACGGCGGCCCGCTGTCCGTCGTCGCGGCCTGCCGCATCGCCGTGCAGGTGGCCTCGGCCCTGGACGCCGCCCATGCGCACGACCTGGTGCACCGGGACGTCAAACCGGGCAACATCCTGGTGGCGGAGGGCACCGACTCCGACCATCCGGAGCACGTCTATCTGACCGACTTCGGGCTGACGAAGAAGTCGCTGTCGCTGACCGGGTTCACCACGGTCGGCCAGTTCGTGGGCACGCTGGACTACGTGGCCCCCGAGCAGATCTCCGGCCGGCCGGTGGACGGCCGCTGCGACATCTACAGCCTGGGGTGCGTCGTCTACGAGACGCTCACCGGCGCCCCGCCCTTCCAGCGCGAGGACGACATGGCCCTGCTCTGGGCCCACCAGTACGACCCGCCGCCGCCGGTGACCGAGCGCCGCCCCGACCTGCCGCCCGGTGTGGACGAGGTCTTCGGCAAGGCGCTGGCCAAGGCCCCCGACGACCGGTACCGCAGCTGCCTGGAGTTCGTGGCCGCCCTGCGCCGCGCCGGCACCGCCCCGCGCGAGCCCGAGGCCGCGGGCCCGCCCAGCCAGGAGCACGCCCCCACCCGGGTCGACCTCGAGCTCACCGGCCATGGACCGCCGCCCGATCCCCCGGCCTGGGCGGCGCCGGTCTTCCCGGCACGCGGGCGGGGCTGA
- a CDS encoding FHA domain-containing protein, which yields MGERSFAPSAPVLVIEADGGSQVMSPSRSYQVGRDPTSDIVLRDTRVSWHHAVLKPVGDHWTLEDTGSTNGSYTEGHRVVRLDVGPGSMIRFGNPTDGPLAVLSEMPRPVDRPSYVSEPAATGTFRQPATVRALPSRVLRIGRDPDNDLVIDDLVVSRRHAELRSRPGGGFEIADVGSHNGTYLNGLRVFGSVAVAPGDIVGIGRSAFCLVGNELQEFRDTGEVSLDVQDLSVSVDRGRKVLLDQVSFPVGQKSLLAVVGPSGSGKSTLLNALTGLRPAERGTVLYDGRDLYRDYAELRQRIGLVPQDDILHTQLTVRRALGYAARLRFPGDTGAAERAARVDEVIGELGLEQRVDQPIHSLSGGQRKRVSVALELLTKPSLLFLDEPTSGLDPGLDRSVMHMLRGLADDGRTVIVVTHSVLSLDVCDRLLVLAPGGRIAYFGPPQETLPFFGMGEWPEVFEAFDSDARHDWAGGFRASPLHRQYVATASRQPQLPAPEREAAPPTRPPHPQSWGSQLVTLSRRYLAAISADRTFLAIMIALPFIMGAMTRALAGSAFTVDTAMDALLTLCVGGVLTGAANAVRELVKERVIYQRERAVGLSRSAYLMSKVVVLGSITVVQAVVLTLVGLSGVELNAPDGRGVFLPPLMEISLAMALLSFTAMMLGLVISALVRKEEVTMPLLVLLTIVQFVFCGALLKLNGVPGMEQIGWLVPARWAFAAMAGTVDLARIVPGPSTEDPLFDHSASTWLLNMGMLVVLSLVFGLLVSRLLRRHEPVIMRK from the coding sequence ATGGGAGAGCGGTCGTTCGCACCCTCCGCGCCTGTGCTGGTCATCGAGGCCGATGGCGGTTCACAGGTGATGAGTCCGAGCCGGTCCTACCAGGTAGGGCGCGATCCCACGAGCGACATCGTGCTGCGGGACACACGGGTCTCCTGGCACCACGCGGTTCTGAAGCCCGTCGGTGACCACTGGACCCTGGAGGACACCGGCAGCACCAATGGCAGCTACACCGAGGGCCACCGCGTGGTGCGGCTGGACGTCGGGCCCGGCAGCATGATCCGGTTCGGAAACCCCACCGACGGCCCGCTGGCGGTGCTCAGCGAGATGCCCCGTCCGGTGGACCGGCCGAGCTATGTCTCGGAGCCGGCGGCCACCGGGACCTTCCGACAGCCGGCGACCGTGCGGGCGCTGCCCTCGCGGGTGCTGCGGATCGGCCGGGACCCCGACAACGACCTGGTCATCGACGATCTGGTGGTCTCCCGTCGCCATGCCGAGCTGCGCTCCCGCCCCGGTGGCGGCTTCGAGATCGCCGACGTGGGCAGCCACAACGGCACCTACCTCAACGGGCTGCGGGTCTTCGGCTCGGTGGCGGTCGCCCCCGGCGACATCGTGGGCATCGGCCGTTCGGCGTTCTGCCTGGTCGGTAACGAGCTCCAGGAGTTCCGGGACACCGGGGAGGTCTCGCTCGACGTGCAGGACCTGTCGGTGTCCGTCGACCGGGGGCGCAAGGTGCTGCTGGACCAGGTCTCCTTCCCGGTCGGCCAGAAGTCGCTGCTCGCGGTGGTCGGCCCCAGCGGCTCCGGCAAGTCCACCCTGCTCAACGCGCTCACCGGGCTGCGGCCGGCGGAGCGGGGCACGGTGTTGTACGACGGCCGGGACCTGTACCGGGACTACGCCGAGCTGCGCCAGCGCATCGGCCTCGTGCCGCAGGACGACATCCTGCACACCCAGCTCACCGTGCGCCGCGCCCTCGGCTACGCCGCGCGGCTGCGTTTCCCCGGCGACACCGGGGCGGCGGAGCGGGCGGCCCGGGTGGACGAGGTCATCGGCGAGCTGGGACTGGAGCAGCGGGTCGACCAGCCCATCCACAGCCTCTCCGGCGGCCAGCGCAAGCGGGTGAGCGTGGCTCTGGAGCTGCTCACCAAGCCCTCGCTGCTCTTCCTGGACGAGCCGACCTCGGGCCTGGACCCGGGCCTGGACCGCTCGGTGATGCACATGCTGCGCGGTCTGGCGGACGACGGACGGACCGTCATCGTGGTCACGCACAGCGTGCTGAGCCTGGATGTGTGCGACCGGCTGCTGGTCCTGGCGCCCGGTGGGCGGATCGCCTACTTCGGGCCACCGCAGGAGACCCTTCCGTTCTTCGGGATGGGCGAGTGGCCGGAGGTCTTCGAGGCGTTCGACAGCGATGCCCGGCACGACTGGGCGGGCGGGTTCCGGGCCTCCCCGCTGCACCGGCAGTACGTCGCGACGGCGAGCCGACAGCCGCAACTGCCGGCGCCGGAGCGCGAGGCCGCCCCGCCGACGCGGCCGCCCCATCCGCAGAGCTGGGGATCGCAGCTGGTCACCCTGTCCCGCCGCTACCTCGCGGCGATCTCCGCGGACCGCACCTTCCTGGCCATCATGATCGCCCTGCCCTTCATCATGGGCGCGATGACCCGTGCCCTGGCCGGGTCCGCGTTCACCGTGGACACGGCGATGGACGCGCTGCTGACCCTGTGCGTCGGCGGGGTGCTCACCGGGGCGGCGAACGCGGTGCGCGAACTGGTCAAGGAACGGGTGATCTACCAGCGAGAACGGGCCGTGGGCCTGTCCCGCTCGGCGTATCTGATGTCCAAGGTGGTGGTGCTGGGTTCGATCACGGTGGTCCAGGCGGTGGTGCTCACCCTGGTCGGGCTGAGTGGGGTGGAGCTCAACGCGCCGGACGGCCGAGGGGTGTTCCTGCCACCGTTGATGGAGATCTCCCTGGCCATGGCGCTGCTGTCGTTCACCGCGATGATGCTGGGCCTGGTGATCTCCGCGCTGGTGCGCAAGGAGGAGGTCACCATGCCGCTGCTGGTGCTGCTGACCATCGTCCAGTTCGTCTTCTGCGGGGCCCTGCTCAAGCTGAACGGCGTGCCGGGAATGGAGCAGATCGGCTGGCTGGTGCCGGCGCGCTGGGCCTTCGCCGCCATGGCCGGGACGGTGGACCTGGCACGCATCGTGCCAGGCCCGTCCACGGAGGATCCGCTGTTCGATCACTCGGCGAGCACCTGGCTGCTGAACATGGGCATGCTGGTGGTGCTCTCGCTGGTCTTCGGCCTGCTGGTGTCCCGGCTGCTGCGACGTCATGAACCGGTCATCATGCGCAAGTAG
- the polX gene encoding DNA polymerase/3'-5' exonuclease PolX, translating to MTRRNDEVGALLQEYADLIAITGGDAFKARAYEKAARAIAGYHADVGTLGPKELLEIPNVGKSIADKVVEYLRTGQVSTIEETRTAIPAGVRELITIPTLGPKKALTLYQELGVSTVDELLEAIHQERLRDLKGFGEKTEANILHGIALMQKAGAGGRILLSAAMDSAEQIIAELSAVTGCEGCAYAGSLRRMKETIGDIDILVAATRSAPFMAAFRAMPHVAEVIAHGEKKTSIRTTKGLQVDLRVLPPDSWGAGLQYFTGSKAHNIRTREIAVRHGLKLSEYGLFRTKSGRKVASETEEEVYARLGLPWIPPTLREDRGEIAAGLRDELPELVAEEDIRGDLHTHTDLTDGLAPLEEMVAAAAARGYSYYVVTDHAPDLAMQRMTDEKMLEQRELVRQLDGKHRRMHVLHGTELNIGPDGEVDWPGDFLAGFDLCVASVHSHFTQSREALTRRLVRAAENPYVSVIGHPSTRRIGKRPGIDADFDAVFEACARTGTALEVNGSPERLDLSDEDILRAKRYGVKFALDSDAHSVTHLPYMRYAVGTAQRGWLTKDDVINTWPLQRLRRFVREGRRRAEEG from the coding sequence ATGACCCGGCGCAATGACGAGGTCGGGGCGCTGCTCCAGGAGTACGCCGACCTCATCGCGATCACCGGTGGCGACGCCTTCAAGGCACGCGCCTACGAGAAGGCCGCCCGCGCCATCGCCGGCTACCACGCGGACGTCGGCACGCTCGGCCCCAAGGAGCTGCTGGAGATCCCCAACGTGGGGAAGTCGATCGCCGACAAGGTCGTGGAGTATCTGCGCACCGGCCAGGTGTCCACGATCGAGGAGACCAGGACCGCCATCCCCGCCGGCGTACGGGAGCTCATCACCATCCCCACGCTCGGCCCCAAGAAGGCCCTGACCCTCTACCAGGAGCTGGGCGTCTCCACGGTGGACGAGCTGCTGGAGGCCATCCACCAGGAGCGGTTGCGCGATCTGAAGGGCTTCGGCGAGAAGACCGAGGCCAACATCCTGCACGGCATCGCGCTGATGCAGAAGGCCGGGGCCGGCGGCCGGATCCTGCTGTCGGCCGCCATGGACTCCGCGGAACAGATCATCGCCGAGCTCTCGGCGGTCACCGGGTGCGAGGGCTGCGCCTACGCCGGCTCGCTGCGCCGGATGAAGGAGACCATCGGCGACATCGACATCCTGGTCGCGGCCACCCGCTCGGCCCCGTTCATGGCCGCGTTCAGGGCCATGCCGCACGTCGCGGAGGTCATCGCGCACGGCGAGAAGAAGACCTCCATCCGCACCACCAAGGGCCTCCAGGTCGATCTGCGGGTGCTGCCGCCCGACTCCTGGGGGGCGGGCCTGCAGTACTTCACCGGCTCCAAGGCGCACAACATCCGCACCCGCGAGATCGCGGTCCGGCACGGGCTCAAGCTCTCGGAGTACGGCCTCTTCCGCACCAAGAGCGGCCGCAAGGTCGCCTCCGAGACCGAGGAGGAGGTCTACGCCCGGCTCGGCCTGCCCTGGATCCCGCCGACGCTGCGCGAGGACCGCGGCGAGATCGCCGCCGGGCTGCGGGACGAGCTGCCCGAGCTGGTCGCCGAGGAGGACATCCGCGGCGATCTGCACACCCACACCGACCTCACCGACGGGCTCGCCCCGCTGGAGGAGATGGTCGCCGCCGCGGCCGCCCGCGGCTACTCCTACTACGTCGTCACCGACCACGCCCCCGACCTCGCCATGCAACGGATGACCGACGAGAAGATGCTGGAACAGCGGGAGCTGGTACGGCAGCTGGACGGTAAGCACCGCAGGATGCACGTGCTGCACGGCACCGAGCTCAACATCGGCCCCGACGGCGAGGTGGACTGGCCGGGCGACTTCCTCGCCGGCTTCGACCTGTGTGTGGCCTCCGTGCACTCGCACTTCACCCAGAGCCGCGAGGCCCTGACCCGCCGCCTGGTGCGCGCCGCCGAGAACCCGTACGTCTCCGTCATCGGGCACCCCAGCACCCGGCGGATCGGGAAGCGGCCCGGCATCGACGCCGACTTCGACGCGGTCTTCGAGGCGTGCGCCAGGACCGGCACCGCGCTGGAGGTCAACGGCAGCCCCGAGCGGCTCGACCTGAGCGACGAGGACATCCTGCGCGCCAAGCGGTACGGAGTGAAGTTCGCGCTCGACTCCGACGCCCACTCCGTCACCCATCTGCCGTACATGCGCTACGCGGTGGGCACCGCCCAGCGCGGCTGGCTCACCAAGGACGACGTCATCAACACCTGGCCGCTGCAGCGGCTGCGCCGCTTCGTCCGGGAGGGTCGGCGCCGCGCCGAAGAGGGGTAG
- a CDS encoding arsenate reductase family protein, producing MEIWINPACSKCRGALTLLDAEGADYTVRRYLEDVPGEDEIRAVLDRLGLEPWDITRTQEAAAKELGLKDWPREESARDRWIAALAAHPKLIQRPIITADDGSALVARTEEAVREALSRSR from the coding sequence ATGGAGATCTGGATCAACCCGGCCTGTTCGAAGTGCCGTGGCGCGCTCACCCTGCTCGACGCGGAGGGGGCCGACTACACCGTCCGGCGCTATCTGGAAGACGTCCCCGGCGAGGACGAGATCCGCGCGGTGCTCGACCGGCTCGGGCTCGAACCCTGGGACATCACCCGAACGCAGGAGGCGGCCGCCAAGGAGCTCGGGCTCAAGGACTGGCCGCGCGAGGAGAGCGCGCGCGACCGGTGGATCGCCGCCCTCGCCGCCCACCCCAAGCTCATCCAGCGCCCGATCATCACCGCCGACGACGGCTCGGCCCTGGTGGCCAGGACGGAGGAGGCCGTACGGGAGGCGCTGTCCCGCTCACGGTGA
- a CDS encoding streptophobe family protein, translating into MSQTPRSAPDGVRHSAQHALRAWWDALAAVVAALAAMFATAALGLWAAGAGDLPGGAFPRVVAAAVVSAVGGEIELTGEVGFVGGTDADLDVIPLSVSLVGALTLGALFLLPLRHRAVAGGGEILGRAGRTALLWLLGLLLVVRLARHSFRIGLGDELAEEIGEALGVTPTVGFRAAVAPTLVLGLLWLLVVLALALAVSRTAPLPSRLLPFQDTVRPAVFAVVALLLAYVAAGLVAGVIVAIVRGKPVETFAVLLLGLPNLAWMALGLGLGGAWVGRVPAPVGLPMPKPLADVLRETDGGEATVNLASLAERDGRAWLLAVFAALAVLATGVLLALRSPAGTAPWRLALRLGVALAVTLLAVGLLTRVSADFGLNLLGLGDLADLGGEVTLRPASLLLLGLGALWGALAGLLGGLLAPVGRWHGTEVPADRPGRTP; encoded by the coding sequence GTGAGTCAGACGCCGCGGTCCGCGCCGGACGGCGTGCGCCACAGCGCGCAGCACGCCCTCCGTGCCTGGTGGGACGCCCTGGCGGCGGTGGTGGCGGCGCTGGCCGCCATGTTCGCCACCGCCGCCCTGGGCCTGTGGGCGGCCGGGGCGGGCGATCTGCCGGGCGGCGCCTTCCCCCGCGTGGTGGCCGCCGCCGTGGTCTCGGCGGTCGGCGGCGAGATCGAGCTGACCGGCGAGGTCGGGTTCGTCGGCGGTACCGACGCCGACCTGGACGTGATCCCGCTGTCGGTGTCCCTGGTCGGCGCCCTGACACTGGGGGCGCTGTTCCTGCTGCCGTTGCGGCACCGCGCCGTGGCCGGTGGTGGGGAGATCCTCGGCCGGGCCGGCCGTACCGCCCTGCTGTGGCTGCTCGGGCTGCTGCTGGTCGTGCGGCTCGCGCGGCACTCGTTCCGGATCGGGCTGGGCGACGAGCTCGCCGAAGAGATCGGCGAGGCGCTGGGGGTGACACCCACGGTGGGCTTCCGCGCCGCCGTCGCCCCGACGCTGGTCCTGGGCCTGCTGTGGCTGCTGGTCGTGCTAGCCCTCGCCCTGGCCGTCTCCCGCACGGCGCCGCTGCCCTCGCGGCTGCTGCCCTTCCAGGACACCGTCCGCCCCGCCGTCTTCGCGGTGGTGGCGCTGCTGTTGGCGTATGTGGCCGCGGGGCTGGTCGCCGGCGTGATCGTGGCCATCGTTCGGGGCAAGCCTGTGGAGACCTTCGCCGTGCTGCTGCTCGGGCTGCCCAATCTGGCCTGGATGGCGCTGGGCCTCGGGCTCGGCGGCGCCTGGGTGGGGCGGGTGCCCGCCCCCGTCGGGCTGCCGATGCCCAAACCGCTGGCGGACGTGTTGCGGGAGACGGACGGCGGTGAGGCCACGGTGAACCTGGCCTCGCTCGCCGAACGGGACGGCCGCGCCTGGCTGCTGGCCGTCTTCGCCGCACTCGCCGTCCTGGCGACCGGCGTTCTGCTCGCCCTGCGCTCCCCCGCCGGCACCGCGCCCTGGCGGCTCGCCCTGCGGCTGGGCGTCGCGCTGGCCGTCACCCTGCTCGCGGTGGGCCTGCTCACGCGCGTCTCCGCCGACTTCGGCCTCAACCTCCTCGGGCTGGGCGACCTCGCCGACCTCGGCGGTGAGGTCACCCTCCGTCCCGCCAGCCTGCTCCTCCTCGGCCTCGGCGCCCTGTGGGGCGCCCTCGCCGGCCTCCTCGGCGGGCTGCTGGCTCCGGTCGGACGCTGGCACGGGACGGAGGTGCCCGCCGACCGACCGGGCAGGACGCCGTGA